The sequence below is a genomic window from Deinococcus cellulosilyticus NBRC 106333 = KACC 11606.
TCTCCTGGCGTTCATCTGCGGTGAAGGGGTTTTTGGTGTTGCGGGCTGCGCGGGCACTGCCGATCACCACAATCAGTTTGTCTGCAGCCTCCAGACCTTCCAGCATCACCTGCAGGTGGGCGTTGTGGGGGGGCTCGAACCGTCCGATGAAGACTCCAAAAGTGTATTTGCGTTTGCGCATGGGATCTCCTGTATGTCTCATATTCTACAACATGATTATGAAAATAATGAGTCGATTGATTTTTATATATCTATAAGATATATTTCTTTTAGATACATAGGAGGTCTTGATGGCTGTTACCCATCCCAGAAACCGCTGGCTGAAAATTGGACTTGTTGCCCTGGGTGCCACATTGCTGCTCACTGCTGGACTGGCGGTCTTCACCCGTGACCTGCCCATTCCAGCACCCACAGGACCCCATGCGGTCGGCTTCACTGAAAGTGTGGTGCTGGAAAAGTCCCAGACCTCTTCACCTGCCCGGCCCATTTCAATGGACATCTGGTACCCTGCCCGCAGCACAAAAGGACACACCGCAGAGCCTTACAGTGATCGCCTGCTCAATGCAGAAATTGCCAAGTCCCTGAAACTCCCTCCTGTACTGGGGACCGTCACCCCGTCTTACAGCTTTAGAGATGCCCCTGCCCTGGAAGGACAGCACCCGGTGGTGGTCTTCAACCATGGATTCGGCTCCTTCACCCGCCAGAACTTCTCCAATTTTCAGGAGCTGGCCAGCCACGGGTATCTGGTGATCTCGATTGGGCACCCCGGGGATTCCCTGGTGGCCCGGGATGCTGAAGGACAGCCCATTCTGCTGGACACCCAGAGCCCCACCCATCTTGCGGTGACTGCACAGCAGAAAGACCTGCAGCAATTCCTGAAACACAACGCCACCCTGCTGGAACAGCAACGCATGGCAAAGGATTTTGAGGCCTATTTGCAGGCCAGCCGGGACATGAACCAGATTGCCCCTTTCCAGCAGCTTTCAACCCAGATCAACCGCTGGGTTCAGGACACCACCGTGGTGCTGGAGGCCCTGCAAGATTCTTCTGGTGTGCTCACCCACGCAGATGCGAACCAGGTGGTGCTGATGGGGCACTCCCTCGGAGGCGTGGTTGCACAGCATTTTGCCCAGCATCCTCTGGCAGGCATCAAAGGGATCATCAATCTGGACGCTCCTTTTGTTCAGCGCAACCCCATCTGGACCCACCTGAAGGTGCCCACCCTGAACCTGCTCTCCACCCAGTACACCCTCCAGAAACAGAACGTGGCTGTGGCGGGCTCAATGGACCCCCTCTTCCAGCACAGTTCTGCAGGCAGTTATGTGCTGGAGATTCCAGGCACAGCCCACTACAATTTTTCGGACATGAATTATGTGCAGGCATTACGACTCACCCCCATGCTGGGCCGCATCGATGGTTTGAAGATGGAGAAGCTCCTCAACACAGCTGTGCTAACCTTTCTGCAACGGCTGAAAGAACCTGCCACCCTGGGACAGCCCCTGCTGAAAGAGGCTTCCGTGCGGGAGGTGTTCTTCAGCGCAAGGAGAAGCGATGATTGAACACATTGTGCTGGGTTTCCTGATGCACCGCAGCATGACCCTTTATGACATCAAGAAGGGCATGGAAAAATCCACTGAGCATTTCAGCAGTGCCAGTTTTGGGAGCCTGCATCCCACCGTGCAGCGCCTCGAAAAGCAGGGCCTGATCGAGGGCCAGGAGGAGACCGTTGGAGGGCGCAACCGCAAGCTCTACACCCTCACAGAGGCAGGCAGACAGCAATTTCTGAACTGGCTTGAACAGGACATTGAACTTGAAAAGGTCAAAGACAACAGCCTGCTCAAACTGTTCTTTCTGGGTCACCTGCCCCGGGATCAGGTCAAACACCTGATTGAAAGGTACTGTGAGCACCTGGAGAAACAGGTGCAGTTGCTTGGGGAACTCCATGCCCAGGCACAGCAGATTCAGGTGCCAGAAGACCTTGAGCGCATCAAGGAACATCAGGTGGCGACCCTGGAATTCGGCATGGCCTATTACCAGTTCGCCAGGAACTGGTATGCAGAGAAATTCCTGAAATCCCCCTCAGTTCAGCCCAGTGAAATCCCTTAGAGATCTTAAGAAGCTTTATTTTCTTACAGATTCATGACATCCTCGGGATAAACATCTGAACGAGGTCAAACATGCATAGAAAGCACTTCCTGATGGGACTGGCTTTGCTGGTCACCGCTTGCACCACCTCTCCCCTGTCCAGCGAAACCCCCACTCCACAGGCATCCAAAGTGATCCTTTTCGACCTGTCCAAGGCCGAGGATGCCGGAAACGCCGACTGGCGCATTGACGGAGCCTACAGCAACTGGGCCGACAGCCTGAGAAGCCTGGGGTATACCGTTCGCACCATCACTTCAGTGAACAGCAGCACCCTTGCTGGAGCCAGCGTGCTGGTCATTCCTGAGCCCCAGAACCCCTTCGCCCTTGCAGAAAGAGACGCCATTCTCAGTGCCATGAATGGGGGCATGGGCCTTTTCATGATTGCCGATCACCGCATCAGCGACCGCAACAACAACGGCTGGGATTCACCCGAAGTGTTCAACGGCTGGGATGGCAGCACGCCCACTGGAGTGACCAGCACCTACAAGTGGAGCCTGGACAGCCAGTACCAGTTCAAACTCAAATTCAGCTTTGCCAGCAGTTACAGTGATCCGGTCTACACCGCCACCCCACTGAACACCACCCACCCCATCATCCAGGGGAGCACCACCACCAGCAGTGACAATGTGACCAGTGCAGGGGTGTACGTGGGCACCAGTGTGGATGTGACCTCCGGTCAGAGCCTGATGGGTGCAAACGGCAAGACCTATCTGGCTGTCACCACTTACGGCAGCGGACGGGTGGTGGCCTGGGGGGACTCCAGCACCTTCGCAGACAACACCCTCAGCACAGGAGGCACGAGCCAGTACAACAACTGGGTGAACCTCTCCAACGCCAACCTCGCCCGCAATGCCGTGAAATGGCTGGCAAAGGACCTGTAAGCAGATCTTTCTGATCCTTGATCCTCCCTGCTGTTCTGGGGAGGATCATTTTTGCAGCAAAGCCAGTTCTTCGTCCACGTAAGGATCATGCTCTCCTGCGGCTTCAAGTTCTGTCTTCAGGCGCAACTGGATGTCCAGCGCCTCTTCACGCCTGCCCAGCTCCCGCAGCACGCGGGCAATGCACCACCATGCAATACGAATGGGACCGGATTTCCCCTGTTCCTCTCTGGCCTGCAGAGCTTCCCTGAAGACACCAAGCGCACCTTCCAATTGACCGGCATCAAACAGGCTCCAGCCCAGATTGTTGAGCAGGCTCCCCTTCCACTTTTTGGCGGCTGGATCAGAGGCAAGTTCGATGTATTCCAGAGCCTTCCTGTTCAGAGAAATCGCCTCATCTGGTTGTGCAATGGCCAGCATGTGCAGGGCATCTGCAGCAAACCCCTGCAAACCCGTCTCATCTGCAAACTCAAAGGCCTGCTCAAAACATGGCACCGCAGCATCCCTGTTTCCA
It includes:
- a CDS encoding alpha/beta fold hydrolase, which translates into the protein MAVTHPRNRWLKIGLVALGATLLLTAGLAVFTRDLPIPAPTGPHAVGFTESVVLEKSQTSSPARPISMDIWYPARSTKGHTAEPYSDRLLNAEIAKSLKLPPVLGTVTPSYSFRDAPALEGQHPVVVFNHGFGSFTRQNFSNFQELASHGYLVISIGHPGDSLVARDAEGQPILLDTQSPTHLAVTAQQKDLQQFLKHNATLLEQQRMAKDFEAYLQASRDMNQIAPFQQLSTQINRWVQDTTVVLEALQDSSGVLTHADANQVVLMGHSLGGVVAQHFAQHPLAGIKGIINLDAPFVQRNPIWTHLKVPTLNLLSTQYTLQKQNVAVAGSMDPLFQHSSAGSYVLEIPGTAHYNFSDMNYVQALRLTPMLGRIDGLKMEKLLNTAVLTFLQRLKEPATLGQPLLKEASVREVFFSARRSDD
- a CDS encoding PadR family transcriptional regulator, with protein sequence MIEHIVLGFLMHRSMTLYDIKKGMEKSTEHFSSASFGSLHPTVQRLEKQGLIEGQEETVGGRNRKLYTLTEAGRQQFLNWLEQDIELEKVKDNSLLKLFFLGHLPRDQVKHLIERYCEHLEKQVQLLGELHAQAQQIQVPEDLERIKEHQVATLEFGMAYYQFARNWYAEKFLKSPSVQPSEIP
- a CDS encoding DUF4350 domain-containing protein; amino-acid sequence: MHRKHFLMGLALLVTACTTSPLSSETPTPQASKVILFDLSKAEDAGNADWRIDGAYSNWADSLRSLGYTVRTITSVNSSTLAGASVLVIPEPQNPFALAERDAILSAMNGGMGLFMIADHRISDRNNNGWDSPEVFNGWDGSTPTGVTSTYKWSLDSQYQFKLKFSFASSYSDPVYTATPLNTTHPIIQGSTTTSSDNVTSAGVYVGTSVDVTSGQSLMGANGKTYLAVTTYGSGRVVAWGDSSTFADNTLSTGGTSQYNNWVNLSNANLARNAVKWLAKDL
- a CDS encoding tetratricopeptide repeat protein, producing MKNSFDDLWDYTDPATTETRFLDLLPQLKDPMELLELKTQIARTHSLRKQFEEAHRWLSEVEAVLQDTSPRVQVRYLLEKGRTWNSSGNRDAAVPCFEQAFEFADETGLQGFAADALHMLAIAQPDEAISLNRKALEYIELASDPAAKKWKGSLLNNLGWSLFDAGQLEGALGVFREALQAREEQGKSGPIRIAWWCIARVLRELGRREEALDIQLRLKTELEAAGEHDPYVDEELALLQK